TAACAGAAACGGAAGTTTTATTTAACTTAATAGAATTATTTAAAACGGGGGATTTTACTCAAAAACCACTATTAGTTCAATTAATGAATCAGACTAAAGATGAAGCGGTTCTGAATTTATGTATTAGAGTATTTTTATCTGTCGCAACACATGAAGACTTAAGGGATTCAAATAATCTCCGTTTTCTTAGTGAGATAACTGAAGAAACAGTAGACACTTTTGCATCAGCAGCCACAACCTCACTTTCTCTTGAGGTAATTCCATATTTATTGGCTTTATTTGAAGAGTGGGAGGAATTCAGTGATACAGCTACTATTATAAGAGACTCTATTGATTCCTTTATTAATTTTGAAGATCAAATTGGTGAAGATGCAACTATAGATGAAATTGGAAATTTTTATTTTAAGTATTGTCAGGAGAAGGATACAAATAGTTATTATTTTCAACAGAATTTAGCTTTTCCTGGAGACTTAGCTAAAAAATTGATTCAGCGGGTTATGATTGCTGCTAATAATGAGGAGCAATTAAAAATGGAATTAATACCATCTTTATTATCAATTTGGACTGGTAAAAGAATACCTGCGGATTACAACACTATTATTAGTGCAAGTAATTATAAAGATTTTATTGACTATATAAACGAACTTTCAAGTGAAAACTGGGAAAAGGGACAAAAATATTTTTACGGATATAAGCTTTAACTATAACCTATGAAAAACAAAGTATATGTGAAG
This is a stretch of genomic DNA from Oikeobacillus pervagus. It encodes these proteins:
- the imm47 gene encoding Imm47 family immunity protein, yielding MGETRNLMNSIWFGEKTILAKSEIKEKILKSVTETEVLFNLIELFKTGDFTQKPLLVQLMNQTKDEAVLNLCIRVFLSVATHEDLRDSNNLRFLSEITEETVDTFASAATTSLSLEVIPYLLALFEEWEEFSDTATIIRDSIDSFINFEDQIGEDATIDEIGNFYFKYCQEKDTNSYYFQQNLAFPGDLAKKLIQRVMIAANNEEQLKMELIPSLLSIWTGKRIPADYNTIISASNYKDFIDYINELSSENWEKGQKYFYGYKL